The following proteins are encoded in a genomic region of Gimesia algae:
- a CDS encoding SGNH/GDSL hydrolase family protein, whose translation MNQRLSICMLLFVLFSAPIASAAPPALELKSGDRIIFLGNTMIERSQKFGSWESVFLRSFPQAKLSFRNLGWSGDTVWAESRGIFDPPAVGYQRMIKQINELKPNYILLGYGGNEAFAGKDGLPAFQAQLQKLISDLKPTGAKLILVSPYRYENEGAPLPDPAKHNQELKLYADLLQQTAEKGDHYFVDLFSQLIPEPNGDPGLEWTTNGIHLTKAGYERAAGIIAVDLGLKPIELSPAVADEVTQLTFDKNREYFYNWRPQNITYLLGFRKHEQGQNAKELPQFIPLIEAKEAAIHSLVSSH comes from the coding sequence GTGAATCAGCGTCTCAGCATCTGCATGCTTCTTTTTGTGTTATTCTCTGCCCCAATCGCTTCAGCGGCTCCACCTGCTTTAGAATTGAAATCGGGTGACCGGATCATCTTTCTGGGCAACACGATGATCGAACGGTCACAGAAATTCGGGAGCTGGGAAAGCGTGTTTCTACGCAGTTTCCCCCAGGCAAAACTCTCGTTTCGCAACCTGGGCTGGAGTGGAGATACGGTCTGGGCGGAATCCCGGGGCATCTTTGATCCACCGGCCGTTGGTTATCAGCGCATGATCAAGCAGATCAATGAGTTGAAGCCCAACTATATTCTACTGGGTTACGGGGGAAACGAAGCTTTCGCTGGCAAAGACGGTTTACCGGCCTTTCAGGCACAGCTACAGAAACTGATCAGTGATCTGAAACCGACGGGCGCGAAATTAATTCTCGTTTCGCCATATCGTTACGAAAATGAAGGGGCGCCACTGCCTGACCCGGCGAAACATAATCAGGAACTGAAACTGTATGCCGACCTCCTGCAGCAGACTGCGGAAAAAGGAGATCATTATTTTGTCGACTTGTTCTCGCAGTTGATTCCGGAACCGAACGGAGATCCCGGATTAGAGTGGACGACCAACGGGATCCATCTGACGAAAGCAGGATACGAACGCGCTGCCGGCATCATTGCCGTTGACCTTGGTCTGAAACCGATTGAACTTTCTCCTGCTGTGGCTGATGAAGTGACTCAGCTGACCTTCGATAAGAATCGTGAGTATTTTTATAACTGGCGTCCACAAAATATTACCTATCTACTGGGTTTCCGCAAACATGAACAGGGGCAGAATGCCAAAGAGCTACCTCAGTTTATTCCGTTAATCGAAGCCAAAGAGGCCGCGATCCACAGCCTGGTTTCCTCACATTAG
- a CDS encoding serine/threonine-protein kinase, producing MTTNESLHPVSLEKLDQQYQNLLDGNSLEWHNQRVFSRCLGVGGQGVVYLSAREGADGFQIPVALKLFSPKRYADSVAYQTEMARLSQVAAQVARVQENHLVAVQNFVTRNQVYIMEMEWIDGYDLRSLLTPATFKQIREQVTSRRWRNINNNVFTKGVQQPRLKPGIAVSILRECLAALAALHRNNIIHCDMKPANIMLKRSGNAKIIDIGSAIDLKNLPSTQPCTPTYAAPEVLSGGRATPQSDLASLGYILIEVITGFQPFANLKYAQLIKAKQNILQQLPQWFPAEEFALSEPLMKLIHRLVHPDPAERFQSAESADLGEDGAADFHRLLVKSDLPSDYENELRLWIEEVETDYFEDVQLNSDPNTTVFTTREWQEDSQNQRSSES from the coding sequence TTGACTACTAATGAATCTTTACATCCTGTTTCGCTGGAAAAATTAGACCAGCAATACCAGAACCTGCTCGACGGTAATTCCCTGGAATGGCACAATCAACGGGTCTTTTCCCGATGCCTGGGCGTTGGTGGACAGGGAGTGGTGTACCTGAGTGCCCGGGAAGGCGCTGATGGATTCCAGATTCCAGTCGCCCTCAAATTATTTTCTCCCAAACGCTATGCCGACTCAGTCGCCTATCAGACCGAGATGGCAAGGCTGTCGCAGGTTGCGGCGCAGGTTGCCCGCGTTCAGGAAAACCATCTGGTCGCCGTACAGAATTTTGTGACACGAAATCAAGTCTACATCATGGAAATGGAGTGGATCGACGGGTATGACTTGCGGAGTCTGTTAACGCCGGCGACCTTCAAGCAGATTCGTGAACAGGTCACCTCCCGTCGCTGGAGAAATATCAACAACAATGTTTTTACCAAAGGGGTTCAGCAACCACGTCTGAAGCCGGGAATCGCTGTGTCGATACTTCGCGAGTGCCTGGCGGCGCTGGCGGCCTTACATCGTAACAATATTATCCACTGTGATATGAAGCCTGCCAATATCATGCTCAAACGGAGTGGGAATGCCAAGATTATTGATATTGGATCTGCCATCGATTTAAAAAATCTGCCTTCCACTCAACCCTGTACGCCAACCTATGCGGCACCGGAAGTCCTGTCCGGGGGACGGGCGACCCCCCAGTCCGATCTGGCCAGTCTGGGATATATTCTGATTGAAGTGATCACCGGATTTCAACCGTTTGCGAATCTGAAGTATGCTCAGTTGATTAAAGCCAAACAGAATATTCTGCAACAGCTGCCCCAGTGGTTTCCCGCAGAAGAGTTCGCGCTCAGCGAACCGTTGATGAAACTGATCCATCGCCTGGTTCATCCCGATCCGGCAGAACGGTTTCAATCGGCGGAATCCGCAGATCTGGGCGAAGATGGCGCGGCCGACTTTCATCGACTGCTTGTCAAAAGCGATCTGCCCAGCGATTATGAAAACGAATTGCGGCTTTGGATTGAAGAAGTCGAAACGGATTACTTTGAGGATGTCCAGTTGAACTCCGATCCCAACACCACCGTGTTCACAACACGTGAATGGCAGGAAGACAGCCAGAATCAACGATCGTCAGAGTCCTGA
- a CDS encoding type III secretion system chaperone family protein, whose amino-acid sequence MIATIKSTLNAQSISQLIDEVGNILEAGEGCWKVEYGKRVLFLIVDAEHDRVRAMTPILKEEDLEEDDLWDVMEANFDRSLDARYAIGDGVLWSVFLHPLNDLSRTLFLDGLDQVVTLANNFGGSFCSSDIVFGSE is encoded by the coding sequence ATGATTGCGACGATCAAATCAACTTTAAATGCGCAATCGATTTCACAACTGATTGATGAAGTAGGTAACATTCTGGAAGCGGGTGAGGGTTGCTGGAAAGTAGAATACGGTAAGCGTGTCCTGTTTTTAATTGTTGATGCAGAACATGATCGCGTCCGCGCCATGACCCCCATCCTCAAAGAAGAAGATCTGGAAGAAGATGATCTGTGGGATGTGATGGAAGCCAACTTTGACCGTTCTCTGGATGCCCGCTACGCGATCGGCGATGGTGTTCTCTGGTCCGTCTTCCTGCATCCGCTCAATGATCTGAGCCGCACACTCTTTCTGGATGGGCTGGATCAGGTCGTCACGCTGGCCAACAATTTCGGAGGTTCTTTCTGCAGCAGCGATATCGTTTTCGGTTCTGAATAA
- a CDS encoding ATP-dependent DNA helicase has translation MRPALTTDVLSILGSDGKIAQRLEKYEHRPEQLEMAEAVANAIEQKKHLLVEAGTGVGKSFAYLVPAILATCKQNETRSGKDRKRLIVSTNTISLQEQLITRDIPFLNAVMPVEFSAVLVKGRSNYISLRRLKGAVERAGSTFSKEEELSQLDQIVQWSHKTSDGSRADLEFRPIPKIWDEIQSEHGNCLGKRCATYNDCFYYRARRRVWNADVLVVNHALFFSDLAIRREGSSILPDYDTVILDEAHTIEAVAGDHLGLSITNSQFDYLFNKLYNDRTQKGLLLHHNLVDCQQHVTRLRFMVEDLFDHLLEWQDSTGLANRRIRQQPPIENGVSQEMRLLAARIAEYAFTLKNEEEKIELSAAAERCTALGDSLNSWLTQQAEGDSVYWVETTRGRNQRVKMVNAPVDVGPVLRDELFNQAQTVILTSATLAVGDQDFSFTRSRLGLTQSEELKLGSPFNYQEQVRLILPASMPDPGEAPAAYEAAVAEKLKQYIEQTDGHAFALFTSYKMMQQCASRISGWLSEHNLALYLQGEGLPRSLMLERFRNNPRGVLFGTDSFWQGIDVPGDALTNVIITKLPFSVPDHPLLEARVEAIRSRGGNPFMDYQIPEAVIKLKQGFGRLIRTASDHGQVVILDPRVRTKRYGEKFLQSLPDCTLIIDEQDV, from the coding sequence ATGAGGCCCGCTTTGACTACTGATGTACTTTCTATTCTTGGCAGTGATGGCAAGATCGCACAGCGGCTCGAAAAATATGAGCACCGTCCCGAACAACTGGAGATGGCGGAGGCCGTTGCCAACGCGATTGAGCAGAAGAAGCATCTGCTGGTAGAGGCGGGGACGGGGGTGGGAAAAAGTTTCGCGTATCTGGTGCCTGCGATTCTGGCGACTTGTAAACAGAATGAAACCCGTTCGGGGAAGGATCGGAAACGGTTGATCGTCTCGACGAATACGATCAGCCTGCAGGAGCAGCTGATTACCCGCGACATCCCGTTTTTAAATGCTGTAATGCCCGTGGAATTTTCTGCGGTTCTGGTCAAGGGGCGTTCGAATTATATCAGCCTGCGTCGCTTGAAAGGCGCTGTCGAGCGGGCAGGCAGCACGTTTTCGAAAGAAGAAGAACTGAGCCAGCTGGATCAGATCGTGCAGTGGTCCCATAAAACAAGTGATGGCAGTCGTGCGGATCTGGAGTTTCGCCCCATCCCGAAAATCTGGGATGAAATTCAGAGTGAGCACGGCAACTGTCTGGGAAAACGTTGTGCGACATACAACGACTGTTTTTATTATCGGGCGCGACGACGTGTCTGGAATGCTGATGTGCTGGTCGTGAACCACGCGTTATTCTTCTCCGACCTGGCGATTCGCAGGGAGGGGAGCAGTATTCTTCCCGATTACGATACCGTGATTCTGGATGAAGCACATACGATTGAGGCGGTTGCCGGCGACCACCTGGGACTGTCGATTACGAACAGTCAGTTCGATTATCTGTTTAACAAACTGTATAACGATCGCACGCAAAAAGGCCTGCTGCTGCATCACAACCTGGTTGACTGCCAGCAGCATGTCACTCGACTGCGGTTCATGGTGGAAGATTTGTTCGATCATCTCCTGGAATGGCAAGACAGTACTGGACTGGCCAATCGCCGGATCAGGCAGCAGCCTCCAATTGAAAATGGCGTATCGCAGGAGATGCGATTACTGGCGGCACGTATTGCTGAATACGCTTTCACTCTGAAAAATGAAGAAGAAAAAATTGAGCTGTCGGCAGCGGCAGAGCGGTGTACCGCATTAGGGGATTCATTGAACAGCTGGCTGACTCAACAGGCGGAAGGCGATTCTGTCTATTGGGTGGAAACCACGCGCGGGCGCAATCAACGGGTGAAAATGGTCAATGCACCGGTAGATGTCGGCCCGGTGCTGCGGGATGAACTGTTTAACCAGGCCCAGACCGTCATTTTGACCTCAGCGACATTAGCGGTCGGCGATCAGGATTTCAGCTTTACACGTTCCCGTCTCGGATTGACTCAGTCTGAAGAATTGAAACTGGGTAGCCCGTTTAACTACCAGGAGCAGGTGCGATTGATTCTGCCCGCTTCGATGCCAGATCCCGGTGAGGCGCCTGCCGCGTATGAAGCGGCGGTCGCAGAAAAATTAAAACAGTACATCGAACAGACCGACGGGCATGCCTTCGCTCTGTTTACCAGTTATAAAATGATGCAGCAGTGTGCCAGCCGCATCAGTGGGTGGCTCTCGGAACATAATCTGGCGTTGTATCTGCAAGGGGAAGGATTACCACGTTCTTTGATGCTGGAGCGGTTTCGTAATAATCCGCGCGGGGTCCTGTTCGGCACAGACAGTTTCTGGCAGGGAATCGATGTGCCCGGCGATGCGTTGACCAACGTCATTATTACCAAACTTCCTTTCAGTGTGCCCGACCATCCCCTGCTGGAGGCCCGGGTTGAGGCGATTCGGAGTCGAGGCGGGAATCCTTTTATGGATTACCAGATTCCGGAAGCGGTCATCAAATTGAAACAGGGCTTTGGCCGGCTGATCCGAACTGCCAGTGATCATGGTCAGGTCGTGATTCTTGATCCGCGTGTGCGAACCAAACGTTATGGAGAAAAATTTCTGCAGAGCCTGCCCGACTGCACACTGATTATAGATGAGCAGGATGTTTGA
- a CDS encoding SpoIIE family protein phosphatase produces MAILQILKGKVPEQIVELNGDRVIMGRHPNCEIVLDNVAVSRYHAQILESHGFFYLEDLHSRNGTLLNGTVIEGRTELHENDTISICDIQMQFLLDYQQSPEFIDSAIQQTLEVSNQSLKQDSHLTLDDTEPSDGVLDGSSIISSLDLNTSSHLRINVKPEVKLHAVLEISQILSRALKLDEVLPRILDGLFKIFPPADQGFIMLQSPERKKLVVKATKARRMEDEDSIRISTTIVRQAIMSGSAILSADAVEDDRFKMSESITSLRIRSMMCVPLVSQGGDILGVIQIATRDIGQQFDKDDLDVLVAITQQASLAVENAKLHEDLVKQRDIERDLEFAHQIQLGLLPHNRPKYKEYEFFDYYESAQSVGGDYFDYIELPSGKLAVTLGDVAGKGVPAAILMARLYASARYQVLSRNTADKALGELNTEIASSGVGLRFITFILAVLDPKKHTVSIVNAGHMAPLLRKKSDGSVEPIAQDKSGMPLGVLKKQVFHVETITLEKGDTLLLYTDGVTEAMDQDNKLYHKDRLVKYLKTGPEAAEPLVKGLLSDVELFRNDSMQKDDICVVCFRRKK; encoded by the coding sequence GTGGCGATTTTACAAATACTCAAAGGGAAGGTTCCCGAACAGATCGTCGAGCTGAATGGCGACCGTGTGATCATGGGGCGCCACCCGAATTGTGAGATTGTACTCGATAATGTCGCCGTCAGTCGTTATCACGCTCAGATCCTGGAAAGCCACGGCTTTTTTTACCTGGAAGATCTGCACAGTCGCAATGGCACACTGCTGAACGGGACCGTAATCGAAGGGCGCACGGAACTACACGAAAACGATACCATCAGTATCTGTGACATCCAGATGCAGTTCCTGCTGGACTATCAACAATCCCCTGAATTTATAGATTCCGCAATTCAACAGACACTGGAAGTCAGCAATCAGTCACTGAAGCAGGATTCACACCTGACACTCGATGATACTGAACCCAGTGATGGCGTGCTGGATGGGTCCTCTATTATCAGTTCGCTTGATCTGAACACCAGCAGCCATTTACGGATTAACGTCAAGCCGGAAGTCAAACTGCATGCCGTGCTGGAAATCAGCCAGATTCTCAGTCGCGCTTTAAAACTGGATGAAGTACTGCCACGTATTCTGGATGGCCTGTTCAAGATATTTCCCCCTGCCGATCAGGGCTTTATCATGTTGCAGAGCCCGGAGCGTAAAAAACTGGTGGTGAAAGCAACCAAAGCCAGACGCATGGAAGATGAAGATTCGATTCGCATCAGTACGACGATTGTCCGCCAGGCGATTATGAGTGGCTCAGCGATTCTGAGTGCGGACGCGGTCGAAGATGATCGCTTTAAAATGAGCGAGAGTATCACTTCCTTGCGTATTCGTTCGATGATGTGCGTGCCTCTCGTCTCTCAGGGAGGAGACATTCTGGGAGTGATTCAGATCGCCACACGTGATATCGGCCAGCAGTTTGATAAAGATGATCTGGACGTACTGGTGGCAATCACGCAGCAGGCGAGTCTGGCGGTCGAAAATGCGAAGTTACACGAAGATCTGGTCAAACAACGGGATATTGAACGCGATCTGGAATTTGCGCATCAGATTCAGCTGGGATTACTGCCTCACAATCGTCCGAAGTATAAAGAGTACGAATTCTTTGATTATTACGAATCAGCCCAGAGTGTGGGCGGCGATTATTTTGACTACATCGAACTGCCCAGTGGAAAACTGGCGGTGACGTTGGGGGATGTGGCAGGGAAAGGGGTGCCCGCTGCGATTCTGATGGCGCGGTTATATGCTTCAGCCCGGTATCAGGTATTGTCCCGAAATACAGCCGATAAAGCGCTGGGTGAGTTGAATACGGAAATTGCCTCGAGTGGAGTCGGGCTGCGTTTTATCACCTTCATCCTGGCAGTACTGGACCCCAAAAAACATACCGTGTCCATCGTTAATGCAGGGCATATGGCGCCGCTGCTGCGTAAAAAGTCTGATGGCAGTGTGGAACCGATTGCCCAGGATAAGTCGGGCATGCCTCTGGGAGTTTTGAAGAAGCAGGTTTTTCATGTGGAAACCATCACCCTGGAAAAAGGGGACACCCTGCTGCTGTATACCGATGGCGTTACGGAAGCCATGGACCAGGACAACAAGTTGTATCATAAGGATCGCCTGGTTAAGTATCTGAAGACGGGCCCCGAAGCCGCCGAGCCGCTCGTGAAAGGGCTGTTATCGGATGTGGAATTGTTTCGAAATGATTCCATGCAGAAAGATGACATCTGCGTGGTCTGTTTCCGCCGCAAAAAATAA
- a CDS encoding serine/threonine protein kinase: MPSEKPQNKTSQVSAETSDDSSVSPPHESEGLRLPPTGGFVESDSTQETIYRSSETTQKLYPPVESVSLIGKQLGDFKILRKLGQGGMATVYLAEQVSLKREAAIKVMHSELMSDETHVRRFEREAKAAAGLTHPNIVQVYMTGDYEGTHYIAQEYVRGINLREHLSRNTPPDCALILRIMRQVTAALNAAAEKGIVHRDIKPENIMITSKKLIKVADFGLAQIGQSEERVNLTQVGTTMGTPLYMSPEQVNGRTLDQRSDIYSLGVTCYHLISGKPPFHGETALSIAVKHLNETAYPLKKRRPDLPEELCDLVHRMMEKSPDKRPGNAAELMQEIKKISEESPGIRKRSWSELLPFQGNRSFQKQLLAFVLASLCLGGVAAAVGWVNRPGNPLEAPYLASENSGSSIIPIEESASKQFFLATRLGLGDSEDAWQAVIRNFPDNEIYTPKAKIRLGVLLIRPGRYEEAKAIFQELVNSGQAGQVTNGYAGLLALESLNGHPRKSQDIWELYVNNHEEQLDGELREIVYRALVWNQNSPEIEKKDYKKLFESLQSEEEQNFTP, from the coding sequence ATGCCATCTGAAAAGCCGCAGAATAAGACCAGTCAGGTTTCAGCTGAAACCTCTGATGATAGCTCTGTCTCTCCACCCCATGAGTCAGAGGGGCTGCGTCTACCCCCGACGGGCGGTTTCGTAGAGTCTGATTCCACACAGGAAACCATCTACCGTTCCAGTGAGACCACACAAAAGCTATATCCCCCCGTCGAATCAGTGAGTCTGATAGGCAAACAGCTGGGAGATTTTAAGATCTTACGCAAGCTGGGCCAGGGAGGGATGGCAACCGTTTATCTGGCCGAGCAGGTTTCGCTCAAGCGTGAAGCTGCCATCAAAGTCATGCACAGCGAGTTGATGAGTGATGAAACCCATGTCAGGCGGTTTGAACGGGAAGCCAAGGCCGCTGCCGGGCTGACCCACCCTAATATTGTCCAGGTTTATATGACGGGTGATTATGAGGGAACCCATTATATCGCGCAGGAATATGTGCGTGGCATCAATCTGAGAGAGCATCTGTCGCGAAATACACCACCTGATTGTGCCTTGATCTTACGAATTATGCGACAGGTAACCGCTGCGTTAAACGCCGCGGCAGAAAAGGGGATTGTGCATCGGGATATCAAACCCGAAAATATCATGATCACCTCTAAAAAGCTGATCAAGGTGGCTGATTTTGGACTCGCACAGATTGGCCAGTCGGAAGAACGGGTGAACCTGACCCAGGTGGGGACAACCATGGGAACCCCCCTGTATATGAGCCCGGAGCAGGTCAACGGCAGAACCCTCGATCAGCGGAGCGATATCTATTCGCTGGGAGTGACCTGTTACCATCTGATTTCGGGTAAGCCCCCTTTTCATGGTGAAACGGCTCTGTCGATTGCAGTAAAGCATCTGAATGAAACCGCATACCCATTGAAAAAACGCCGTCCTGATCTGCCCGAGGAACTGTGTGACCTGGTACATCGGATGATGGAAAAAAGTCCGGACAAGCGGCCCGGGAACGCGGCTGAGTTGATGCAGGAGATTAAAAAAATATCGGAGGAGAGTCCCGGGATTCGCAAACGCAGCTGGAGCGAATTGCTCCCGTTCCAGGGGAATCGGAGTTTTCAGAAACAACTGCTGGCATTTGTACTGGCATCCCTCTGTCTGGGGGGAGTGGCCGCGGCGGTCGGCTGGGTGAATCGTCCTGGTAATCCGCTCGAAGCCCCCTATCTGGCTTCCGAGAATTCGGGATCGTCCATCATTCCCATAGAAGAAAGTGCATCCAAACAGTTTTTTCTGGCAACTCGGCTCGGCCTCGGCGATAGTGAAGATGCCTGGCAGGCCGTCATCAGGAATTTTCCGGACAATGAAATCTATACACCCAAGGCTAAAATCCGCCTGGGGGTTTTGTTAATCAGGCCGGGGCGGTACGAGGAAGCCAAGGCGATTTTTCAGGAACTGGTCAATTCGGGACAGGCAGGACAGGTTACCAATGGCTATGCCGGTCTGCTGGCTTTGGAAAGCCTGAATGGTCATCCGCGAAAATCACAGGATATCTGGGAACTTTATGTGAATAACCACGAAGAACAACTGGATGGAGAATTGAGAGAGATCGTCTATAGGGCATTGGTGTGGAACCAGAATTCACCTGAGATCGAAAAGAAAGACTACAAAAAACTGTTCGAGTCATTACAAAGCGAGGAAGAGCAGAACTTCACCCCCTGA
- a CDS encoding pyridoxal phosphate-dependent aminotransferase, whose product MSEEWIADRMHLIDASGIRKVFDLAAKMENPINLSIGQPHFDTPDSIKDALCQAVRDGKNAYSQTQGIAPLIGKIQAQVDEAYGHADRQVFISSGTSGALMLVLNALVNPGDEVIIFDPYFVMYTHLTRVVGGKPVFVETYPDFSIDIEKVRAAITDRTKLILFNSPSNPTGHVASAEETRALAELAAEKNIALVSDEIYRSFCYDAPFVSPAGYNENVIVIDGFSKSHSMTGHRLGFVHGPQSVVQQMIKLQQYTFVCAPHPVQWAGLAALECDISDRVDEYREKRNLMQDLLSEKYEISGAQGAFYMFIRTPWGTATEFCTAAIQNNLLIIPGNVFSGRDTHFRISYAQENPILEQGAAILNRLADHPM is encoded by the coding sequence ATGAGTGAAGAATGGATTGCTGACCGGATGCATCTGATTGATGCGTCCGGCATACGAAAAGTATTTGACCTGGCAGCAAAGATGGAAAATCCGATCAACCTGAGTATCGGTCAGCCCCACTTTGACACTCCGGACTCCATTAAAGATGCCTTATGCCAGGCCGTGCGGGATGGCAAAAATGCCTACAGCCAGACACAGGGGATTGCACCCCTCATTGGGAAAATTCAGGCGCAGGTTGATGAGGCCTATGGACATGCCGACCGACAGGTTTTTATCTCCAGTGGCACGAGTGGTGCGCTGATGCTGGTGTTAAATGCGCTGGTCAATCCGGGGGATGAAGTGATTATCTTTGATCCCTATTTTGTGATGTACACACACCTCACACGCGTGGTGGGGGGGAAGCCGGTTTTCGTGGAGACTTATCCGGACTTCTCAATCGATATTGAAAAAGTTCGTGCCGCGATTACTGATCGCACAAAACTGATTCTGTTTAACAGCCCCAGTAACCCGACCGGGCATGTTGCTTCTGCAGAGGAAACTCGGGCGTTGGCGGAGCTGGCGGCGGAAAAGAATATTGCGCTGGTCAGCGATGAGATCTATCGTTCCTTCTGTTATGACGCACCGTTTGTGAGCCCGGCCGGGTATAATGAAAATGTGATCGTGATCGATGGTTTCAGTAAATCGCACTCCATGACCGGCCATCGACTGGGCTTCGTACATGGTCCGCAGAGCGTGGTTCAACAGATGATCAAGCTGCAGCAATACACGTTTGTCTGCGCGCCGCATCCAGTGCAGTGGGCAGGGCTGGCCGCTCTGGAATGTGATATCTCTGATCGTGTCGACGAATATCGGGAAAAACGCAACCTGATGCAGGATCTGCTCTCCGAGAAGTATGAAATCTCCGGCGCGCAGGGCGCCTTTTACATGTTTATTCGCACTCCCTGGGGAACGGCAACCGAGTTTTGTACTGCGGCAATTCAGAATAATCTGCTGATTATACCGGGTAATGTGTTCAGTGGTCGGGATACGCATTTTCGAATTTCGTATGCCCAGGAGAATCCGATTCTGGAGCAGGGAGCCGCAATTTTGAACCGTCTGGCAGACCATCCCATGTGA
- a CDS encoding NUDIX hydrolase: protein MSDEGQESDQTIIERRFIRLVQRGRWEFVQRVNTTGVVCLFPLTVDQRVILVEQYRPPVEATVIEFPAGLAGDIAGQEEELLETAAARELLEETGYQAGQMVALGSTVSSAGLTDEAVDFFLALDLQKVGAGGGDESEKITVHEVPFAEIEDWLEEARQRGCLLDARIYAGLYFITKHIQKNG from the coding sequence ATGAGCGATGAAGGTCAGGAATCCGATCAGACGATTATCGAACGCCGCTTTATCAGACTGGTCCAGCGGGGGCGCTGGGAGTTTGTGCAGCGTGTCAACACCACGGGAGTCGTCTGTCTGTTTCCGTTGACAGTGGATCAGCGGGTGATTCTGGTCGAGCAGTACCGTCCGCCTGTGGAAGCAACGGTGATTGAATTTCCTGCAGGTCTCGCGGGTGATATTGCTGGTCAGGAAGAAGAACTGCTGGAGACTGCCGCTGCCCGGGAACTGCTGGAAGAGACCGGCTACCAGGCGGGGCAGATGGTGGCGCTGGGGTCTACCGTTTCTTCAGCGGGATTAACGGATGAAGCGGTTGATTTTTTTCTCGCACTGGATTTGCAGAAAGTCGGTGCAGGGGGCGGAGATGAATCTGAGAAGATCACAGTACACGAGGTCCCGTTTGCAGAAATTGAAGACTGGCTGGAAGAGGCGCGACAACGGGGTTGTCTGCTGGATGCCCGGATTTATGCCGGCCTGTATTTTATCACGAAGCATATTCAGAAAAATGGGTGA